The Pseudomonas kermanshahensis genome includes a window with the following:
- the dctA gene encoding C4-dicarboxylate transporter DctA, with translation MTKTISSSSDIPDAPVIKRKPFYHHLYVQVLAAILLGILLGHISPGLGEQMKPLGDTFIKMIKMLIAPIIFCTVVSGIASMQNLKKIGRIGFKSLVYFEVLTTLALIVGLIGVNLFKPGVGMHIDPATLDASAIAGYTKAAHDQSVVGFLTHIIPTTVFGAFADGEILQVLFISVLFAFGLQLLGPIGKPLLATIDLVAQAFFRMLKIVMYVAPLGAFGGMAFTVGKYGIGSLAAYGNLLICYYVTGLVFVFVILNLAARLAGFRLWKFLKYIREELFLVLGTSSSESALPRLMTKLEKLGCEKSTVGLVVPSGYCFNLDGSCINMTVLAIFIAQALDIDVSLYHQITLLLILLLTSKGAASVTGGAFITLAATLGSIDVIPAAGLVLVLGVYRFISEGGALINVIGNGVAALFVARWEGVLDQEQLKRELG, from the coding sequence ATGACAAAAACAATCAGCTCTTCATCCGATATTCCTGACGCCCCGGTGATCAAACGCAAGCCATTTTATCACCATCTCTACGTGCAGGTTTTAGCGGCGATCTTGCTGGGTATCCTGCTGGGGCACATAAGCCCAGGTCTGGGTGAGCAGATGAAGCCGTTAGGCGATACGTTCATCAAGATGATCAAGATGCTGATCGCGCCGATCATCTTCTGCACCGTCGTGAGCGGCATCGCCAGCATGCAGAACCTCAAGAAGATCGGTCGTATTGGCTTCAAGTCTCTCGTGTATTTCGAAGTCTTGACTACCTTGGCACTGATTGTTGGCTTGATAGGTGTAAACCTGTTCAAGCCTGGGGTAGGGATGCACATTGATCCCGCTACGCTGGATGCATCCGCTATTGCTGGCTACACCAAGGCGGCACACGATCAAAGCGTTGTTGGCTTCCTGACACACATCATTCCCACCACCGTGTTTGGCGCCTTCGCTGACGGCGAGATCCTTCAGGTACTGTTTATCTCTGTGTTGTTCGCCTTTGGGCTCCAGCTGCTAGGGCCTATCGGCAAACCGCTGTTGGCGACGATTGATCTGGTTGCTCAAGCGTTCTTCCGGATGCTCAAAATCGTCATGTACGTGGCACCGCTGGGCGCTTTCGGTGGCATGGCATTCACGGTGGGCAAGTACGGTATCGGATCGCTCGCGGCCTATGGAAACCTGCTGATCTGCTACTACGTGACCGGCCTTGTGTTCGTGTTCGTGATCTTGAACCTTGCCGCTCGGCTGGCTGGTTTCCGCCTCTGGAAGTTTTTGAAGTACATCAGGGAAGAGCTGTTTCTGGTGCTCGGCACATCGTCCTCTGAGTCCGCGCTGCCGCGACTCATGACCAAGCTTGAGAAGCTTGGCTGCGAGAAGTCCACGGTGGGCCTGGTGGTGCCGTCAGGCTATTGCTTCAACCTGGACGGTAGCTGCATCAACATGACAGTGCTGGCCATCTTTATCGCCCAAGCCCTGGATATCGATGTATCGCTCTATCACCAGATAACGCTGCTGCTCATCCTGCTGCTGACTTCCAAGGGTGCAGCGAGCGTGACCGGGGGCGCGTTTATCACGCTGGCTGCGACGCTTGGCTCCATCGACGTCATTCCCGCTGCCGGCCTGGTGTTGGTGCTGGGCGTCTACCGGTTCATCTCTGAAGGCGGTGCACTGATCAATGTGATTGGTAACGGTGTCGCCGCACTGTTTGTGGCTCGCTGGGAAGGTGTTCTCGATCAAGAACAACTCAAACGCGAGCTGGGCTAG